In the Salvia miltiorrhiza cultivar Shanhuang (shh) chromosome 8, IMPLAD_Smil_shh, whole genome shotgun sequence genome, TTAAGGAGGATGACTTAATTTTTCATGAGGAACTTATTATTTAtggttaattatagtttatggCTCAAATTTGGAGGTAGTCATAAAAATTATACAAATTTTACAAGAAAcaaactttttaaaatattgaaaaattacCTTAAAtttggagtcatttgtaaaaattgcatgaactttaaaaaaatagtataaaaaTATAGTATGGATTTTGAAGTCattctaaaaatgaaaaaaactttaataaaataccaAAAATGACTTGAActttcataaaattaattaaaaatggcATGGGCTTACACTTTTAGACTAGAACTATGACAACATGAAAAGTTTGAAGTTGACGTGAAAATTACATGCAAATTCTAAATTCACTTGaaatattcataataaaagtaTATGATAGGCACAAGTTTTACAACTCATAATACCTTAATGCCACATATTTTTTGCTCATTCTTCCGGCTTAGTTTTATTTCCATGGTATTGGAACTTTACATTCAAAATTAACAAGTCGACTATAAAATACAACAATGAATCTGCTTTTTGTCGGTAgacaaaataatgaatcaatttccttttttcttttgtgtGGACAATTAATTGGGCCTTAGCTAGTACATTGAGAGCGATGACCACTTTATTGATAATTACATCTCTAATTAATGTTGAGAGAGATCAAAATTCGAATTTCAAAACTAATTTGCTCATGTCTCCCCAGAATAGGCAAGAAAGTATCTGCATACCAAACCTAATTAAGAATCATGAACTACttctattaataaattattaatgtcAAAACAAATTTATCGTAACAAGTAAATTGCCCACTGAAACTATATTAAACCTTTTCTCTATATTAATTAACATAAGATGTTTTTTTTTCAGATTAAACTAATTTTCTTAATACTtttagggcctgtttgatatgggtttataggtaagataaattaaattaatacaaattttaattaacaaAGAAACCTAGAGACTAGAGTGACATTAATTAATCAACCTCCGATAAGATAAAAGAAAGAAGTTTATTTGTTAACTTCTCTGTTTATTGGAAATGTCTACAATTCACTCAAAACTTAAGTAAAATATTTGCAATTGATAGATATACAGATCTAGAATGCCAATAAACTTAGCACATTAATATTATACACACTAAAGCCAGAGCCTATGAAAAATTCATGAAACATACTTGAAGGACCACGACGTAACGATATCCCGAGCATAACGTGTTCACCGTTGACGTGACCGACAGTAACTATATGATGATGCTTTTTATAACTTTACGACCCTTACTACACAATTTGTCACGAATTTTCTCTGGATCGCAGCACGCGTCGACGGTGATCATCACTTGATTTTTGTTCATATCATACACTCGATCTCTAACTTCTGTTGTGAAAAAGAATTGTGTTAGAAAGATAATATGACCCATTCACGTATATATACTACACCTATATATacctataatatatataaataaatgtttctttttatataattgGCATAgcttattactccctccgtcccactctaatagtcttgttttcctttttagtACATCCCTCTAGAATAGCTTTGTTCATAGTTTAGGAGTGTAGTTAAATGGCTCAAATAAAATGAACCACATAATTTTTCTACCAAAAattaagtttcttaatctccgtaccGAAAAGAAACAGGACTATTAGGCTGGGACAGAGGGATTATATTTCTTtcaaatacttaatttaagtGTAATAATGTAAtcataatttgtatttttttcatattaaacTAATTTTCTTAatacttttattaattagtgtttataattattttaattatataatttaaaagatTTCAAAAGATGTCGTAGTACGCTAATCTATGACTCTCAGGAGGTGTTTACTTTGGAatattagccttgatagataaaaataataaggctaatctcttatttattttgacggatatatatattgaaacttTAGAATATCCCAAggcctttaattatttttgtcatttaaatcagttttgcttgattcttgtCCCATTGAAAACGTAGGATTGGAGATATCCTACTATCGAggatattcaatcatatattttatcaatcatccaAGATAAACGCCTCCCGATGATATTGCATACAAAATGTGATACACATTTATTATATATCCCAAAAAGCAATAAATTGATGGATAAtgttgaaaattaattaatttcaatattaTCCCTCAATTTATTGATTTCAAGGGATATATAAGTATGTAGTAGAAAGTGCGGAATgcactatataaaaatatagtatatgttGTGGATATATAGATGGTTAATATATGTGACGTGGCATTTGTATATATGTggtgtgtgtggaagagagactCACGGGGAATTTGGCAAAGAATTTTGGTGAGCTTCTTGTAGCAGCATCTACACTCCAGATTCACATTTAGTGTCATTATAGTCAGCTGCAAATTAACATTCACCAAATCTGTCACCACAATtcaattctttctttttttctttttcttgagaactcttatttaaaatgagaacggaTCCATCAAACTTAGTAGTGAATACATTAATTTTACAGGAAAAATGCAATGTTCTCACGTTATCATGAAAAATGCAGTTATAACTGTAATCATaccatattatatatacatatattgaaTGAGTTGAAAAGGGAAGAATTAAGTTGGGGCATACATTCTCAGTTGCCATGTATATAGGATGCcaatgctgctgctgcttctccaaataattagagagagagagagagatagttggGATTGCCTTGAATGAATGAAGATGCATGAATGTAGGGAGTAGCTGGTATGTATGTATAGAGAGTTGTGTGAGAATTGAAAATTGAGGTCCAAATTCatgaaatagagagagagagagaaggcctattttttttctctctagtATGTGTTTGCATGTGCTGGCACTGATTGGCACGACTCACCTTCCAATATTCTTCTTagtatgtactccctccgtcccacgaatcttgacacgtttggattcggcacgagaattaaggagtttgtagttaataaaatactataaaagtgataaagtaggagagataatgtaataaaaatgataaagtaggagagagaaggtaataattattacccaaaatggaaacgtgtcaagattcgtgggacggagggagtactttgaTTCATTCATTCATGGACAACCATGAACtcatttttaattcaaaaaaaaatcatcaatttaTTTGGTAACCACATAATTAATACTCAATCTGTCTCATTAATAACGCTTCATTAATATTCAACACAgttattaagaaaaagaaaagtgattaaatgataaaaatgataGATAGCTGTGAAACAAAATTTTGTGATAAAAAATTGTTTTGTTTTCTAAACTAATTCATTATTATTGAAACAagacaaaaaaggaaagtgaatCATTATTAACGGTAAgagatgaaatatataattggattaacctatATATACATACTTTTGGTCTCTACCGGATTTTAGTGGATTGAGTTGTTACATTGAAGATACTCATTGTCATTGGCGAATCATTGTGTAACGTAGTGacggaatttttttttgaggaaacatCTTTTTTGGCGTTGTTTCGTACCTAAtagatataattaattaaatcaacataAAGTCTCTTTAAATGCATTAGTAGTTAaggaaattttgaaaattagtaCGTCCATAATTGCTGAAcagaatataaaaaatataaatttctaACTCTGCGTAAAgcataatgataattatagttattaaatactttaaaatcatttaataagaaaaattagcattacATATTATAAGAGTATTATACGTcataataagtaaataaatatttttatacacaaacataactaaaaagttttaaaaattttaacgaagagagagaaaataaaatattttaaaattttcttaatttattcattttaattttatttttgatgatcttttgatatattaaaaatcTTGTCACGAAACTTAAATTTAGAATgcatattttttcataaattaaatttgacaatatttaAGAGAATTAAAACTATATACTATAAAATGAGTCAACTATCGAGTGCAGCCATGAAAAATGTGCTCAAGTTTTTCAAAGTAAGAAAGCCCATATGAACTATCGAATGCAGCCATGAAAAATAGCGGTTAGTAGTTTTCATATacacaaagaaagaaaaaatatatatataaaagtttaCATTGTAAACAATGAATATCATGTATGTGAGTGTTTTGTGAGGCAAGAATgacaaaatttattaatttatcactaTTACTAGTTAACAAAatgtaattaatattgaaaatcTCGTCAGTTCAGGATTCAAAGCTCAGTAATATATTCCACGATtctaaattttacaaaaaataaataaataattttttcataaaaccTACCCCAATGTTATAATATATCAAAAAAAATACCGAAGAATGTGAATTGAATCTAATAAGACTTGTTAATTTGAAAGGGGAGAGAGTCTAGTATTCGAGTATTTTCAATTCTTAATTCTCGACGCATGCGCACTAGAACCGAAGTCTCAATCTCCTCGGATCTTGGACCTCTGTGTTTTCGTCCCTTCCACTCCACCTGTTCGACAAAATGCCTCAGCACATGTTACACCACAATTCTCCCACTGCTGTCAATATGATTGCCCATGTTTTGTTGTCCCTTTATTCTTTGTCCACAAGTATGTAGGTTTTTTTGAGAAAAAGTATGCAAGTGTTTAGCTGGTAAAGCATGAGTTATCCATCTTATTTATTATGCTTGTATTAAACAAGAATTAAAAATGCAAACTTGATACCTTTTCCTTTAAGGTTCTCTCATATTTTCGTCAAGCCGGTTTCTTGTCTTCTCTGGATTCTGTCTTTATATTAGAGTAAGAATAGCTTAATAGAGTAAAGTATGCACCATAGTGTGGCCGCGTATTTAGGAACAGTGGGTTGGGCTTTTGATGAGCCGAAACACAGACAGCGGGGCTGTAAAGATGGAGTCTTTATGAGTCATAATTGCTGTTTGTTTTCGCTAATCATAATCATGACCCGAAATTGACCGGGTAAGCTTTGGTCTTattcatttctttattttcccCATTTTTATCTTTTGCTCTCTTTTGAAAACTGGGGATCAATTCAATCTGTGGTTGTGATGGTTGGTGGCCTGCCCTTTTGGTGGGGTTTACTATTAATTGATGTATGCTTAATTTAATGGATTGCTGAGCTGTGAGAATAATAATATCAGGGTCTCTGATGTTCTGAGGTGAACTCAAAATTGAAATGATGGGAACCCTCTGCCTTTATTGTTTGGAGGGGGAGAATGGATTTGAATTGGATTGAGGCATTTATTGGAGAAAAAGAGGAGTTTTGTTGAACAAGTGCCTTTTACCGATTGATGGCTCCTGCTGGGAGAACTTCTGGATTCCATCGTCAAGGAAATGACtggtaactctctctctctctctctccaattgTTTATTTCTTCATCACCTAGAGCTTCTAACACCTCCCAGGCAGAGGGAGATCGAGAGCTCTTTCTGTAttgtaattgttggaataaatggctttattagtccataattactttgtaattaatggaattaaatggtatatttggaatctacattttgagtagattaatttggtatatttacttgttcaaatctattaagaattgaatgagtaattaatgcccaaagatagccattgaagatggaaatgtggagtgtcatcccacattggaaaattaAGGAAGTGtaaagctatttataaagtgctctccaccataaaggaacaatcaagtgtgctccTCTATGGTGGACCTATGGTGCACCCAAGTAGGTTTTGACTTAGTcttttaaggctaaaactcGATTCCTACGAGGAACACCTTCCGAGTCCGAGtccgaggccgagcacgtgcacgtcgcacttgtcgcaatgggcgctttgtaggcgcactttgcttgaggagcctttagttttgacaaatgAAACGGTGGCTCGGGTGACGTGGCAACCTGGCTCGGCGGTTCGGTGACGTGGCAGGGTGGGCGGACGCTGACGTGGCACAGGCGGTTCCATGACATGGCGGATAAGGTCCGGGTGGCTCTGAACGGATGAGGCTGGGCGGCTGCTTGGGCCGAACCATTGCAATGGTTCGGTCATGGCACCCCTTGACCGAATAGGTGTGATGGTTCGGTCAAGGCCTTCTCCCAACAGACGCACCCCTCCACCGCACCCCTCTACATACTATAAATAGGCCCTCCAGGATGTGGTTTATATCATTCCATTCACATCATCTCCTATCATACTAGTTAGtgttcatactcaagtcccgagtatcGAGCCGTTCGACCGGATAACGATCTCCTAGTGCTAAGGAATCGTCTATCGACCCTataccgttgtatcttgggggcaattactATAGATCCGCAAGCACAagagcggaagtaattttgccttacggagagagatTTTATCTCGCCTCGGTTCTGCATTAATTCTTTATCGTCAtcctattttctacactacCCAAAAAACAGTAATTAGCGTGCGTGAACTCAACTCGTGTTATTTACTTACATCATGTGCTGgtgatttttattatttttttgctatgcatttttatatttaccAAATAATGGTACTAAATCAGAGTTCGAAAGTATTATAGATAATCATGCTTTAAACAAGTAAAAAGGAAACATATGTTTGGACTAATGATAAAAGGTAACAAGTTCAAGGAAGGATTGCACTGTAATAGATATCATCGAGTTTAAGATTGCAGAATGCAAAAGTGGAGTTAATTACAGTCTTAATAGATTATTATGCCAAGCTTGTGTTCCCTGCTTTATTGGCTGTCAAAGAGAATCTCAATTTTGTGATTTCTATCCTTTTCTGACCATCTTGAATATCCCATAACAAGTATGTGAATGTATGGAAGCAAGCAGTCTGCAGTTGCATGCTCACATATTTCATAGTATTTGGTATGACGGGCCTCTTGATTGCCTTGTAATTGAGTTCTTGCATTGAATGCCAAGAAAACATTGGATAGTTAAGGTGGTTGCATCTTAAGTTACATTTTCTGCGGGGCATATGCTAACTTTCAACGTGGCGATAACATCATGGCAAAGAAATTCAGCTGCTTGATGAGCTTGGTGTCATCGTCATGGCCACTGAGGCGCATGTTCAGTGGCATTTTGGGAATGTTATTGTGGTTAATCTATCGAAGTTGGAAGGAGCAGGACCGCAGTGATAACAAATGGTCTAACACTATGGTTATGCCCTTTTGTGCAATGATTCAGTTTATTCCCTTTCTCAACTCCTAGGTTCTCAGTTTGAGTTGAGtataattatatgaaaatgTTGGCTGTTTCTTGTAGTTATTTGGATGATAGTATGATCCTAGTGGCAGAAGTGTACAGGTATGCTGAATAATGGTTTGTCTAGCATGTGATATGGAGGGAGGGGGGTAGACTAGTCGGTACACAATTTCGGAGAGTATTATGGCTAAAAGGTGCAAGAAGGACCTCTCTTGACTCTTGTTGCTACAATTTTAGTCTCTTTCATAAATTCACTACCTTAATCTGTTTATCCATAACTTTTGTGAAACTCTGCTGAAACTATTATGGCTTATTGAAATTTCTAAATTACTTGGagtataaatatttcatttgaCTCATTCAATTAATCCAGATCTTGAGCTAGTTAATTCACATCAAAAAAAGTACCTTAGATCCGGTAGTGCAATACAGGTTGTGATCAGTGCTGTTACAGCAGAAGTCTTGCCTACATGTATTAGTGAAATGCTGAAGGCTGCGGCAAGCGTAAGGACATATGTTGTTCTTGGCCTTGCATTTTCAATTGTATCATAAAAGTCTTGTATTAGCTTGTATTATTTTCATTCATTAAGAACATACGATGTGATGGGAAATTTTCTCAGCATGAATTCCTTTTCTGTCAGGTTCTGCAGTTCAAGTTTGCAAAGTGATATAACAGTGGTGGTGGACGACGTAAAGTTCCATCTTCACaaggtatattttttttttttggagttgTTTACAAGTATCTTACTTATAGGTGCATTGGTTAGTTCTCTTTTTTCTGTTTGCTTATACTAGATTCTTATACTATACTAAGAATATCAGaaacatatgtatatatttataaagtGACATGTATATATTTCTTCAAAAGCATATTTCATGGATTGATTTGCTTAATCCGTAATGCGTTGAGTTGCATCGTTTGGCAGCCTAGACTTTGATTCTAATTTTCCAGTCTGCGCCATATTATATTTTGACTCTAATAGAAGTGTATGCGCTCCAGTTTCCTCTCATTGCAAGATGTGGGAAGATAGCAACTATCTTTGAAGAGTCTGAAAGTTCCACTGAGACAACATTGACAGTACCGCTTGAAGAGTTTCCTGGTGGTGCCGATACGTTTCTCATTGTAGTCAAATTCTGCTATGGTGGGAGGGTCGAGCTCACACCGAAGAACATAGTAATTTTGTACTGCGCTGCGGATTATCTTTCTATGACTGATGACTATGATGAAGACAATTTATTGTCCAAATCAGAAAGTTATTTCCATAAGCATATCCTAAAAGACTGGAAAGGTTGCATTTTGGCTCTCCAAAGCTGTGAGCTAGTTATTCCAAGAGCCGACGAACTTCAAATTATAAGTAGATGCATCAATGCGTTGTCTGTAATGATCTGCACTGATCCCTCGTTGTTTGGATGGCCTATGATGATGTATGGGAGCTTACAGAGTCCTGGAGGGAGCATTCTGTGGAATGGGATAAATACCGGTGCAAAGATCCATAGTAATGAATCAGATTGGTGGTTTGAGGACGTCTCATATCTCTGTGTCGAGTTGTTTGAGAGACTGATTCAGACAATGGAAGCCAAAGGAATAAGTCCGGAGAATTTAGCACGCTCCATAATGTACTATTGTAAAAAGTATCTTCCAGGATTGGGCCGATGGCAGGGAGGGCAGAGTGGTCTGTCGAGGACAGTTGCTAGTTTCAGCATGATGCCTGCCAATGTTAATCAAGATGCTCTTTTGCGGAGTGTCATCAAACTGCTGCCCGAGAAGAAGGGAAAATCTTTTTGCCGATTTCTGCTGGGACTTTTACGTGTTGCATTTATCTTGGGAGTTAATAATACATGCCAGGATTCTCTGGAAAGGAGAATAGGCGTGCAGCTCGATTTGGCAACCCTGGATGGTCTACTGATACCCAATTATTCTGATTCTGATACTTTATACAACACCCATTGTGTTGAAAGGAtgattcattattttgtatCTTCTGAGCCAAGTGTAGCTTCTATGTCTCCATTATCAGCTGACCTTGACACATCACCATTATCCGGGCGATTCAGGAGAGTTGCTAAATTGGTAGATAATTATTTAGCGGAGATTGCTTCTGATGTAAACTTGAAACCTGGAAAATTACGTGCACTCGCAGAAGCATTGCCAGAATCCTCGAGATCTTTGCATGATGGGCTATACCGAGCACTGGATATATACTTTAAGGTTTGATTCTGAATGACCTCACCTCCTTGGCATTGTTCTATGTTTTCTTTGTGTTCATTAAGGTTAGAAATCTCGTCTCTTCTTGTGTTTCTCTAGTAAGGATTTATGCCCCTATCCCATATCTTTTCGATTGGTATATTCGAATTTCTGAAAGACTTCTCTTGTGTCACTCACTTGGATGACTAGATTGTTTGTTTATAAAGATATTATGCTGCCTGCCATGAAACTGGCTCGTGAGTTCGTTTCATTGATTTAAACACTTAAAGACCTAAAAGTAGGATTTTGATTTTCTGTATCGCAATCGATTAATTGTAGTTGTACAAGATTCTTGGTGTTCGTGTATGTTTTTGCTACGATCTTTTTGGCATTTGCATTTTCTACTTTGAGATATTATGATTTGGAATTATATTTGTACTGCAAGTCTGCAACACTTGGAAAGGTTCTATTTTGTACtaattttcttgaaaaatatTCATGAAATTCTGCAGGCACATCCCTGGCTTTCAGATAAAGAGAGGGAGCAGCTTTGCAACATTATCGACTTTCAGAAACTCTCGATTGATGCTTGCGCACACGCATCTCAAAACGATAGGCTGCCACTCAGAGTCGTACTGCAGGTCTTGTTCTTCGAGCAGATGCAGCTGCGGACGGCCTTAGCTGGCTGCCTAAATGTTCTCGACGCTGAAAGCGCCCCTACAgctcctctggccattcctaaTGAAGCCGCTGGGCCAAGGGTCCATCGGGATGGATGGGTGACAGTCATTCGCGAGAACCAGGTGCTAAAAGTAGATATGGAACGGATGAGGTCGAGAGTCGGGGAACTGGAAGAAGAGTTCAGCAAAATCAAAGAAGAGATGAAAAAGGCAACCAAGTCAAACAGTTACCTTAGCACTCCACGCCTTGTTCCTCGAGGGATCGGGTGCAAACCACTTCCTCAGGCTTCAGATGCTCAACAAGACGTCGTAAAGAGTGGGACACCAACTCCAAGAGCTTCAGTCGAGCAGGCACGATCATCCATCCAGATTCCTCGACATAGAAAAAGTTCCTCCCTGGTTTGAGTATTCTGTTTAGTAGAAGTTGGTATCATTCGATTCGTGACTGCTTTTCTTGCAGCGAGCGGGCAACCTCGGGAATAGGGGCTGCTTGGTTTCCTTCTCTTGCAGTGCGCATGAAGCAAGACGACGCCATAGTTGGAGAAGGTAATGAAGCTTCTTTAAATGTAGCAAAACATAGCTTTAGATGGTGAAGTGGGCTTGGGAAAAAATTCTAGCAGATGAGTAGTACCTTTGTTTTTTCTCTAATAATGCAGTCGATGACATCGAGTTTTTCACTATCTACTAGAGTTTTTTCCCCGGTTTTCACCTCATTTACAAAAGTTGAATGTATAGTTTGAATCTTATGTATGTAGTTATAATTGTATACATTTACAAGTTGAATATATTGTTTGTAAAGCATAGATTTTTCAAGACTCTTTGGTCCGTTTAGTGTTTGTAGTATTAATGGAAATTATCAGTCTGAAATTGAGTTTGATCGATGATGGTTTTGAAGTTATGAATTTGATATGAGTATTCCTTTCACAGAGAACTATTCTATTCATTACACCATAACTCGGTAGAGTAATAAGGACAATTTTGATTAATCGGGTCAATCCACTTGATTTTTTTGGCAAGTTCGGGCTACTTCAGATTTAGGCTAATCGAGCTAAGTTTTTTTCGaactataaatttttaattttaacctTCATTTTTTCTTGATCTATTCAGATCGACCCGTcaattttaaacaaaaaattaacatcCTTAACCTTATCAAAAGACAAGCTAAAGGaagaaattatcaaaataaactTTAAACCTATTAAAAGTATTTCTCTATCCAAACAAACTTATTAAAtcatgaaaatatgaaaaaaattatagtatacGTTATCGAACAAACACAATAGATTATCGATATAAATTTAGCCTAAAATCGAATGATTTGTCTGAATAGACTGAGAAAAATTAGAGTTATGGCCAAGAGTTTAtaactctaaaaaaatatttccaTTGGCCCAAACCGAAAATAATCAATTTTGATAGGGCTAGCTCAGAAACAGATTGAGTTGGTCCAAGTAATTGAATTTTTTCTTACTTGGatgttaaattttattattgataaaTATGCATTTTTTACCTCTTGATATGTCATATTTGATACTTAGTTGTGAAGATATTATGGATTTGATGgttaatttgaatatatatatatgatttattATTGATGACTTATTAATTCTTTATTGATTGAACTTTGAATGAATTTTCAAGAATAATGAAGCTTAATTTGATAAAATGatcttaataaaaattaaaatttatcttGATACGAGTTTGTGAACGTAAACGAATCGAAAATTGAACTTTGAATGAGGGAgaatggccgaaacaaaaattACTACGCAAAGCTGGAAAATGCATGCGATCAGCCCACGAGGACGCGCGTTTTGGCCGCATcagtcccattatttatggctCGTATTCCATTTAGGGGTGTCCCAAATTAAATGACACGCTTCCTATTTAGAAATAATTATAGATCAATTAACA is a window encoding:
- the LOC131000140 gene encoding uncharacterized protein LOC131000140, giving the protein MHLHSFKAIPTISLSLSNYLEKQQQHWHPIYMATENLTIMTLNVNLECRCCYKKLTKILCQIPQVRDRVYDMNKNQVMITVDACCDPEKIRDKLCSKGRKVIKSIII
- the LOC131000141 gene encoding BTB/POZ domain-containing protein At3g44820, whose product is MAPAGRTSGFHRQGNDWFCSSSLQSDITVVVDDVKFHLHKFPLIARCGKIATIFEESESSTETTLTVPLEEFPGGADTFLIVVKFCYGGRVELTPKNIVILYCAADYLSMTDDYDEDNLLSKSESYFHKHILKDWKGCILALQSCELVIPRADELQIISRCINALSVMICTDPSLFGWPMMMYGSLQSPGGSILWNGINTGAKIHSNESDWWFEDVSYLCVELFERLIQTMEAKGISPENLARSIMYYCKKYLPGLGRWQGGQSGLSRTVASFSMMPANVNQDALLRSVIKLLPEKKGKSFCRFLLGLLRVAFILGVNNTCQDSLERRIGVQLDLATLDGLLIPNYSDSDTLYNTHCVERMIHYFVSSEPSVASMSPLSADLDTSPLSGRFRRVAKLVDNYLAEIASDVNLKPGKLRALAEALPESSRSLHDGLYRALDIYFKAHPWLSDKEREQLCNIIDFQKLSIDACAHASQNDRLPLRVVLQVLFFEQMQLRTALAGCLNVLDAESAPTAPLAIPNEAAGPRVHRDGWVTVIRENQVLKVDMERMRSRVGELEEEFSKIKEEMKKATKSNSYLSTPRLVPRGIGCKPLPQASDAQQDVVKSGTPTPRASVEQARSSIQIPRHRKSSSLV